In Cupriavidus taiwanensis, the following proteins share a genomic window:
- a CDS encoding DUF2157 domain-containing protein, with the protein MQATRIGANGPDQEAVGERRAIRQALAHWRALGRLGPPAVAAPWARTEPVAADWRRWLDTALMALGTALLCAGVIVFFAFNWQDLHKFSKFGLLAGPITLLAGLAWLRPAGDAAGRAALGGAQVVAGVLLAVIGQTYQTGADAWQLFALWALLALPWALAARAAPHWWLVILVGNMALLRYFSIRFGVDGVFSLLFDSRHVRTATLALLGAVALQLVLWQLLCAQAPALGFRGLTGGRMLAALACLHAGSLGLASLLRSDFDGAAFALAVLALAALVWWFRWHAFDIVVLSLACLTGIVLAVAAIAKVLFEGKDDFGAFLLLGLLTIGLAAAAAAWLMRAWRSQLEQA; encoded by the coding sequence ATGCAAGCAACCCGCATCGGAGCAAATGGCCCGGACCAAGAAGCCGTGGGCGAGCGGCGCGCCATCCGCCAGGCGCTGGCCCACTGGCGCGCGCTGGGCCGCCTAGGGCCGCCGGCGGTCGCGGCGCCGTGGGCGCGCACCGAACCGGTCGCCGCGGACTGGCGCCGCTGGCTCGACACCGCGCTGATGGCGCTTGGCACCGCGCTGCTGTGCGCCGGCGTGATCGTGTTCTTTGCCTTCAACTGGCAGGACCTGCACAAGTTTTCCAAGTTCGGCCTGCTGGCCGGCCCGATCACGCTGCTGGCCGGCCTGGCCTGGCTGCGCCCGGCGGGCGATGCCGCCGGACGCGCCGCGCTGGGCGGTGCGCAGGTGGTGGCCGGCGTGCTGCTGGCCGTGATCGGCCAGACCTACCAGACCGGCGCCGACGCCTGGCAGCTGTTCGCGCTATGGGCGCTGCTGGCGCTGCCGTGGGCGCTGGCGGCGCGCGCGGCGCCGCACTGGTGGCTGGTCATCCTGGTGGGCAACATGGCGCTGCTGCGGTACTTCAGTATCCGCTTCGGCGTCGATGGGGTGTTCTCGCTGCTGTTCGATTCGCGTCACGTGCGCACCGCCACGCTGGCCTTGCTGGGCGCGGTGGCGCTGCAGCTGGTGCTGTGGCAGCTGCTGTGCGCACAGGCGCCTGCGCTGGGCTTTCGCGGGCTGACCGGCGGCCGCATGCTGGCGGCGCTGGCGTGCCTGCATGCCGGCTCGCTCGGGCTGGCCAGCCTGCTGCGCAGCGACTTCGACGGCGCCGCCTTCGCGCTGGCGGTGCTGGCGCTGGCCGCGCTGGTCTGGTGGTTCCGCTGGCATGCCTTCGACATCGTGGTGCTGAGCCTGGCCTGCCTGACCGGCATCGTGCTGGCCGTCGCGGCCATTGCCAAGGTGCTGTTCGAAGGCAAGGACGATTTCGGCGCCTTCCTGCTGCTTGGCCTGCTGACCATCGGCCTGGCCGCCGCCGCTGCCGCGTGGCTGATGCGGGCCTGGCGCAGCCAGCTGGAGCAGGCATGA
- a CDS encoding 5'-methylthioadenosine/adenosylhomocysteine nucleosidase has product MTLGILAAIHDEVDGLVAAMRHDDSRATVRTIGMRDYYSGHLYGQPCVLVLARMGKVAASATTVTLIRELGATQIVFTGLAGGIGATTQVGDIVIADRTLQHDLDARPFFGRHEVPLLERAEFPADAALTAELHAAAADFLRDDLAVDVPRAVREKFGVAAPTLHRGMIASGDQFIGSPAAVAELRERLPGLLAVEMEGAAVAQVCHEYGVPYAVMRTISDRADDTAHVDFSAFLTDVASHYSSGVLRRLLAARA; this is encoded by the coding sequence ATGACCCTCGGAATCCTTGCCGCCATCCACGATGAAGTCGACGGCCTTGTCGCCGCCATGCGCCATGACGACAGCCGCGCCACCGTACGCACCATCGGCATGCGCGACTACTACAGCGGCCATTTGTACGGGCAACCGTGCGTGCTGGTGCTGGCGCGCATGGGCAAGGTGGCGGCCTCGGCTACCACGGTCACGCTGATCCGCGAGCTGGGCGCCACGCAGATCGTCTTTACCGGCCTGGCCGGCGGCATCGGCGCCACCACGCAGGTGGGCGACATCGTTATCGCCGACCGCACCCTGCAGCATGACCTGGACGCGCGCCCGTTTTTCGGCCGCCATGAAGTGCCGCTGCTGGAGCGCGCCGAATTCCCGGCCGATGCGGCGCTGACGGCCGAGCTGCATGCCGCCGCGGCAGATTTCCTGCGCGACGACCTGGCCGTCGACGTGCCGCGCGCGGTGCGCGAGAAGTTTGGCGTCGCGGCGCCGACCCTGCACCGGGGCATGATCGCCAGCGGCGACCAGTTCATCGGCTCGCCCGCCGCGGTGGCGGAGTTGCGCGAGCGGCTGCCCGGCCTGCTGGCGGTAGAAATGGAAGGCGCCGCGGTGGCACAGGTCTGCCATGAATATGGCGTGCCTTACGCGGTGATGCGGACCATCTCGGACCGCGCCGACGACACCGCCCATGTGGATTTCTCGGCATTCCTGACCGACGTGGCCAGTCACTATTCCAGCGGGGTGCTGCGCCGCCTGCTGGCCGCCAGGGCCTGA
- the hemA gene encoding glutamyl-tRNA reductase, producing the protein MQLLAIGINHTTAPVSLRERVAFPLEQIKPALGALRSHLSGRSGTEAAILSTCNRTEIYCATDVLTPGTDGFEHTLRWLSQHHNVPAGELAPHLYALPQSEAVRHAFRVASGLDSMVLGETQILGQLKDAVRTAGEAGSLGTYLNQLFQRTFAVAKEVRGQTEIGAHSVSMAAAAVRLAQRIFESVSTQRVLFIGAGEMIELCATHFAAQQPRQIVVANRTVERGEKLAEQLSGQGLTANAIRLSDLGERLHEFDIVVSCTASSLPIIGLGAVERAVKRRKHRPIMMVDLAVPRDVEPEVARLDDVFLYTVDDLGAVVREGNALRQAAVAQAEAIIESRVQNFMHWLETRSVVPVIRELQSSGEAIRQAELERARRMLARGDDPQAVLEALSGALTRKFLHGPTHALNHTQGEDREALLRLVPGLFRHSSHSER; encoded by the coding sequence ATGCAACTGCTCGCGATCGGCATCAATCACACTACGGCACCCGTCTCGCTGCGCGAGCGGGTGGCGTTTCCGCTCGAGCAGATCAAGCCGGCGCTGGGGGCCCTGCGCTCCCACCTGTCGGGGCGCAGCGGCACCGAAGCCGCGATCCTGTCCACCTGCAACCGCACCGAGATCTACTGCGCGACCGACGTCCTGACGCCGGGCACGGATGGCTTCGAGCACACCCTGCGCTGGCTGTCGCAGCACCACAACGTGCCCGCCGGCGAACTGGCCCCGCACCTGTACGCGCTGCCGCAGTCCGAAGCCGTGCGCCACGCCTTCCGCGTGGCCAGCGGCCTGGATTCGATGGTGCTGGGCGAGACCCAGATCCTGGGCCAGCTCAAGGACGCGGTGCGCACCGCCGGCGAAGCCGGCTCGCTCGGCACTTACCTGAACCAGCTGTTCCAGCGCACCTTCGCGGTGGCCAAGGAAGTGCGCGGGCAGACCGAGATCGGCGCGCATTCGGTGTCGATGGCCGCGGCCGCGGTGCGGCTGGCACAGCGGATCTTTGAAAGCGTCTCGACCCAGCGCGTGCTGTTTATCGGCGCGGGCGAGATGATCGAGCTGTGCGCCACCCACTTTGCCGCGCAGCAGCCGCGCCAGATCGTGGTGGCCAACCGCACCGTAGAACGTGGCGAAAAGCTGGCCGAGCAGCTCAGCGGCCAGGGCCTGACCGCCAACGCGATCCGCCTGTCAGACCTGGGCGAGCGCCTGCATGAGTTCGACATAGTGGTGTCGTGCACCGCCAGCTCGCTGCCGATCATCGGCCTGGGCGCGGTGGAGCGCGCGGTCAAGCGGCGCAAGCACCGCCCCATCATGATGGTTGACCTGGCCGTGCCGCGCGACGTCGAGCCCGAAGTCGCGCGCCTGGACGACGTCTTCCTCTATACCGTCGACGACCTCGGCGCGGTCGTGCGCGAAGGCAACGCCCTGCGCCAGGCCGCGGTGGCGCAGGCCGAAGCCATTATCGAAAGCCGCGTGCAGAACTTCATGCACTGGCTGGAAACCCGCAGCGTGGTGCCGGTCATCCGCGAACTGCAGAGCAGCGGCGAAGCCATCCGGCAGGCCGAACTGGAGCGCGCGCGCCGCATGCTGGCGCGCGGCGACGATCCGCAGGCCGTGCTCGAGGCGCTCTCCGGCGCGCTCACGCGCAAGTTCCTGCACGGCCCCACGCACGCGCTCAACCACACCCAGGGCGAGGACCGCGAGGCGCTGCTGCGCCTGGTGCCGGGCCTGTTCCGCCACAGCAGCCACTCCGAGCGCTAG
- the prfA gene encoding peptide chain release factor 1 has protein sequence MKASMLAKLDQLAERLDEVNALLAREDATANIDQYRKLSREHAELSPVAEQYGQYRQAQDDLATAQALLDDPEMKDFAADEIAAARDRLEALQASLQRLLLPKDPNDDRNLLLEIRAGTGGEESALFAADLLRMYTRYAERQRWQVEVMSESESDLGGYKEVIIRIAGDAAFSRLKFESGGHRVQRVPATEAQGRIHTSACTVAVMPEADEVGEVEINPADLRIDTFRASGAGGQHVNKTDSAVRLTHLPTGIVVECQDDRSQHRNKDKAMKVLAARIKDMQARAAQAREASTRRNLIGSGDRSDRIRTYNFPQGRVTDHRINLTLYKIDMIMDGDMDELLSALSAEHQADQLAALGEDA, from the coding sequence ATGAAAGCCAGCATGCTTGCCAAGCTCGACCAACTGGCCGAGCGACTCGACGAAGTCAACGCCCTGCTCGCGCGCGAAGACGCGACCGCCAATATCGACCAGTACCGCAAGCTCAGCCGCGAACATGCGGAGCTGTCGCCCGTGGCCGAGCAATACGGCCAGTACCGGCAGGCCCAGGACGACCTCGCCACCGCGCAGGCCCTGCTCGACGATCCGGAGATGAAGGACTTCGCCGCCGACGAGATCGCCGCCGCGCGCGACCGCCTCGAAGCGCTGCAGGCCAGCCTGCAGCGCCTGCTTTTGCCCAAGGACCCGAACGACGACCGCAACCTGCTGCTGGAAATCCGCGCCGGCACCGGCGGCGAGGAGAGCGCGCTGTTCGCCGCCGATCTGCTGCGGATGTACACGCGTTATGCCGAACGGCAGCGCTGGCAGGTCGAGGTCATGAGCGAATCGGAATCGGACCTGGGCGGCTACAAGGAAGTGATCATCCGGATCGCCGGCGATGCCGCGTTTTCCAGGCTGAAGTTCGAATCGGGCGGCCATCGCGTTCAGCGCGTGCCCGCGACCGAGGCGCAGGGCCGCATCCATACCTCCGCCTGCACGGTTGCCGTGATGCCCGAAGCCGACGAGGTCGGCGAGGTCGAGATCAACCCGGCCGACCTGCGCATCGACACCTTCCGCGCCTCTGGCGCGGGCGGCCAGCACGTCAACAAGACCGATTCCGCGGTACGACTGACCCACCTGCCCACCGGCATCGTGGTCGAGTGCCAGGACGACCGCAGCCAGCACCGCAACAAGGACAAGGCGATGAAGGTGCTCGCCGCCCGCATCAAGGACATGCAGGCGCGCGCCGCGCAGGCGCGCGAGGCCAGCACCCGGCGCAACCTGATCGGCTCGGGCGACCGCAGCGACCGCATCCGCACCTACAACTTCCCGCAGGGCCGCGTGACCGACCACCGCATTAACCTGACGCTGTACAAGATCGACATGATCATGGACGGCGACATGGACGAGCTGCTGTCGGCGCTGTCCGCCGAGCACCAGGCGGACCAGCTGGCGGCGCTGGGCGAAGACGCCTGA
- the prmC gene encoding peptide chain release factor N(5)-glutamine methyltransferase has product MSTPDSTALPATPTLHEAQTLAAMAGLPALEARMLLTHVTGLSRTQLITRDTDVLTIAQRDAFATLLARRLAGEPMAYLIGEREFFGRKFRVTPDVLIPRPDTEVAAEAALARLATVPQPNVLDLGTGSGILAVTLARERRDARVWATDISPGALMVAQDNARALGAEHIEFLVSDWYAALPRELRFHLIVSNPPYIAAGDPHLAEGDLRFEPIDALTDHDDGLSDLRAIVGGAGARLLPGGWLLMEHGYDQAAATRQLLQAGGFDEVFTARDLAGLERCTGGRWPGAQPAGTSAAP; this is encoded by the coding sequence ATGTCCACCCCCGACTCCACCGCGCTGCCGGCAACTCCCACGCTGCACGAGGCCCAGACCCTCGCCGCCATGGCCGGCCTGCCTGCGCTGGAAGCGCGCATGCTGCTGACCCATGTCACCGGCCTGAGCCGCACGCAGCTGATCACGCGCGACACCGACGTGCTGACCATCGCCCAGCGCGACGCGTTTGCGACGCTGCTGGCGCGACGGCTGGCGGGCGAGCCGATGGCCTACCTGATCGGCGAACGCGAGTTCTTCGGCCGCAAGTTCCGGGTCACGCCCGACGTGCTGATCCCGCGCCCCGATACCGAGGTTGCCGCGGAAGCCGCGCTGGCGCGGCTGGCCACGGTGCCGCAGCCCAATGTGCTGGACCTCGGCACGGGCTCCGGCATCCTTGCCGTGACGCTTGCGCGTGAGCGGCGCGACGCGCGGGTCTGGGCCACCGACATCTCGCCCGGCGCGCTGATGGTGGCGCAGGACAATGCCCGCGCGCTGGGCGCCGAGCATATCGAGTTCCTGGTCTCGGACTGGTACGCGGCGCTGCCGCGGGAGCTGCGCTTCCACCTGATCGTCAGCAACCCGCCCTATATCGCCGCGGGCGATCCGCACCTGGCCGAAGGCGACCTGCGCTTCGAGCCGATCGACGCGCTGACCGACCACGACGACGGCCTCTCCGACTTGCGCGCCATCGTCGGCGGCGCCGGGGCGCGGCTGCTGCCGGGCGGCTGGCTGCTGATGGAACACGGCTATGACCAGGCGGCGGCCACGCGCCAGCTGCTGCAAGCCGGCGGCTTCGACGAGGTCTTCACCGCGCGCGACCTGGCCGGGCTGGAGCGCTGCACCGGCGGACGCTGGCCGGGCGCGCAACCCGCCGGTACGTCCGCGGCACCCTGA
- the grxD gene encoding Grx4 family monothiol glutaredoxin, translating into MSDVQQQIDQIVKGNPVVLFMKGTAQFPMCGFSGRAIQILKACGVDAPTTVNVLDDEGIRQGIKEYANWPTIPQLYVNGEFIGGSDIMMEMYQNGELQTLLKG; encoded by the coding sequence ATGAGCGACGTGCAGCAACAGATCGACCAGATCGTCAAGGGCAACCCGGTAGTCCTGTTCATGAAGGGCACCGCGCAATTCCCGATGTGCGGCTTCTCGGGCCGCGCCATCCAGATCCTGAAGGCCTGCGGCGTCGATGCGCCGACCACGGTCAACGTGCTGGACGACGAAGGCATCCGCCAGGGCATCAAGGAATACGCCAACTGGCCGACCATTCCCCAGCTCTATGTGAACGGCGAGTTCATCGGCGGCTCGGACATCATGATGGAGATGTACCAGAACGGCGAACTGCAAACCCTGCTGAAGGGCTGA
- a CDS encoding UbiX family flavin prenyltransferase: MSGAGGTPQRLIVAITGATGAIYGVRLLQVLRAAPAVETHLLISPAGVMNLQHELDIGRAEVEALASVVHNVRDIGATIASGSFRAQAMVVAPCSMRTLAAIAHGFSDNLITRAADVTLKERRKLVLMVRETPLNLAHLRNMTAVTEMGGIVFPPVPGFYQKPQSIAELVDHTVGRVLDLVDLPQIGQALAPSWGGLNARAGDAAGN, translated from the coding sequence ATGTCCGGGGCTGGCGGCACACCGCAACGGCTGATCGTCGCCATCACCGGCGCCACCGGGGCCATCTACGGCGTGCGCCTGCTGCAGGTGCTGCGCGCGGCGCCCGCGGTGGAAACCCACCTGCTGATTTCGCCGGCCGGCGTGATGAACCTGCAGCACGAGCTGGACATCGGCCGCGCCGAGGTCGAAGCGCTCGCCAGCGTGGTGCACAACGTGCGCGACATCGGCGCGACCATCGCCAGCGGTTCATTCCGCGCCCAGGCCATGGTGGTGGCGCCGTGCTCGATGCGCACGCTGGCGGCAATCGCGCATGGTTTCTCGGACAACCTGATCACCCGCGCCGCCGACGTCACGCTCAAGGAACGCCGCAAGCTGGTGCTGATGGTGCGGGAAACGCCCCTGAACCTTGCGCACCTGCGCAACATGACGGCGGTGACGGAAATGGGCGGGATCGTGTTCCCGCCGGTGCCGGGCTTCTACCAGAAGCCGCAAAGCATTGCCGAACTGGTTGACCATACGGTCGGGCGCGTGCTGGACCTGGTGGACCTGCCGCAGATCGGGCAGGCCCTGGCACCCAGCTGGGGCGGGCTGAACGCCCGCGCCGGCGACGCGGCCGGGAATTGA